DNA sequence from the Poecilia reticulata strain Guanapo linkage group LG19, Guppy_female_1.0+MT, whole genome shotgun sequence genome:
TTCCATCCGTGGCTCAACTTCAATCATTTGCCGGAGAAAAGAATCCCACCTCCATGCTCCACTGGGGGGAAATGGCCCATTCAGAAAATGCAGGTACTTTCCCACAGAATATTCCATTTTAAATGTagaccaaaaatgtaaatatatctTCTTCCACATCTTTACGGTCCCCTCTACATGATTTGAGGTAGTAAACTAGACTTGTTATGGCTTACTTTCTTCTTGCCAAACTTTTATACAGGGCAGATTTGTGGCGCAAAGAAACACTAGCTGATCTGGCAATGGACTCTCCAACCTAAGCTGCAGAttctctgcagctcatccaggcGCTACCATGGGCCTTTTGACTGAAAAATACCCATCAGGCAAAGTACTTGCACATTGAACAAAATGTTCAGTGTTGCCTCAATTTAAATCTATATAGATCCCCTGTTCCCAACATATGGGACTGACAGGATCAGAATGACTAAATTGGCTAGGATAGACATCTTTCCTCACTTTTACAGACACTTTTAAAGCATCCAACGTTCTTCTTGCACATGTAAATATACATCTTAAGAAAACGAGAATCACCGTCTCCCAAATTTCTACTCTAAATTTGTTTGATAAGCAAAGTTGGTAAAATAAATGGACCAACTCCCACAAAGTTCTGCAGCCATTTATATCCTTTCTAATTGAATCCACATATAGATTAAATATTCATTGTTCTCTTTACTGTGTTAAAAAGGATCCAGTCTTGAGGGACCATCCTGTAGCTCTGAAAAGCTCCAGAATCCTCATCAGCTCCATGGCGACTTTATCCGCTTGCCATTCGCCACTTGACTCWTTgtcatgatgaaaacatttttagcaaagCTTCCAGTGTCCGGATAAGCCACGACAGTGAGACCAGATTCATAAAGGGAAGCTCCTGGAACTGAATTCGGCCGCTATAAATATCCTTCGTCAAACTAATTTATCCTGTAATGGCGCCAAACTGACGGATGCAAAAAAAGTTCCGATTGAAGCATCACTGCCAGCGAGTTGAAAGCAAAGATTCTaacaaagaaacataaatgtaaCGTAAAGGATTGCCTCCAGATGGCTTTGTCGTGCTCCTAATTAATTTGGCTGTTAAATCCACTGCAGGGACTCTTTTTGGGATGCAACACCCGATTACATAAGACCCTTCACTCTTATCTGTTTCCAGGAACTCTTTTAATGGAAAACATGGCACAAGAACACCAATTATAGTCATATTTTGTCAACTGTTATGCAATAagagagcaggagtttttttttttttttttattacagtgcaagagaaaatttctgaaactcGGTATTGCCATTAGAGTTGTTCTTTAATTATCTAGAATCTAACTCTGCTTGTGCTGGAAAACCTTAAAGAGCagataatttttaaagaaaagttttgttttagctAAATTGTGTTGAAGATAGCAATATATTTATGGGCCAAAATTATTCCGGGTTTCAACAGAAATGACTTCTTGGTCATTTAGTGTACAATAGCTGCTGGAGTTTCACATACGATACCCTGGTAAGATGGACTCACCTGCTCAGTATTTCAAGGTTATGCATTTGAATGTCATATTATGTtgcagaaatgtacattttaaaataacaatgttcatTTGAAAACCCAATCAAGCCTctagaaaatgtaatttgagaATTCGAACGTCTgcacaacatttagtttttattttttcttagaaaagGTTTTGTAAAACTAAGTGAAATTCTCAGTGTGGTTTAAATTGTGTGTTTGGTGCTTTTGGGGTGTCAAACAATTCAAGCAGGATTTCTAGCAGAGAATGGAAATGTTAGACAAATAAGTAGGTTTAATGTACGGACTGGCAGACCAAGGAATGTCTTTAATATGTTCTCCTAAACATAGTCTAATATTACATTTAAGCCTAGATCTAACCAAGAATGTGCAGCAATATGTTCTCTATCAAATATGACTGTTTTTGTAACATGACaagagtgtgaatactttactTATAGCACTGTTTCACTGCGGTATGGTTCTGTTATGAATTCAGGGCACTAAGTGGACAATCTGCAGTGTGAAAATGTCATAGTCTGATGACATTTGGTgcattatgaaaatataaaccactttttatgtttaattctgGAACAGCCTCTGGatgtgaaaaattaaacaaatggcAATTTTTCACAACTAATTGAATTACGAGACCAGTTGAGCATGGAGCAGACTTTTAATTGCTTCCTCTTTTTGAAGGTTTGACAGTGTGGCGAGGTTCAGAGCTCAGCCTGACCACACACTGTTCACCTGGATTCAGTAATCGTGCTTCTCATTCCTCATTCTTATaataaatttaacacaaaatgcCTCGCAAAGTGAGTGAATGAAATAATTCCTTGTTCTCTTTTACAGAACAGCTCAGCTTAAGTTAGGCTGGATTTCTTCTATAGCTCTAGCGGTGTTTGTTcagggttgttgtcctgctggaaggcaAACCTCCACTTATGCAAACTCAAGTCTTGAGCAACCTCttctattttgtcatttttacaaaGCTGCCCTGATTTCAGCTTCATCCATTTCCCCGATCAATGATGACCAACTTCCCTTTCCGTGTCAAAGAGAAcgatccccacagcatgatgctgccaccaccacgtttCACAATGGAGGATGGTATCTTTAAGGTGAAATGttagttttcctccacacacTGCATGCTGTCAAAAACACTTCAGTTCTGGTGCTTTTTCTTGTTGGTCACCTGAATGACTTGTGGCAGAATGCAGACATGGGTATGGATTTATTCTTGCACTCTTCCAAATTTAATTTGAGTGCGTGACGAATAATTGTCTTGTCAACAGACCCTGAGCTGAGTGGAGTTTACAGGGGGTGGATTTGCTCTCTTTCctaaaatgccaataaaatagattgaagtttgtgacagtagcatgacaaaatgtgaaaaagtttgaagggtatgaatactttagcaaggctATGTTTGGCACACGGAAAAGCAGACCCAGAAAAAATATACCATCTACTATTTATCCAAGTAAACATGTCCTTCATATTGTTTATCGTTCTTTCACGCATTCAGTGaggataaattatttaattatgttctTCTCCTTCATATCGTCAATAGTTTTGCACATCTGCATGTAGAAAACTGCTCCCCTCTGTGTTTATTGTTAACTCATTCCTCCCTActtctttttccctctctctcctcctccactcctctcagtttctttctctccttttgcTCACTCTGGTCCCTTCCTCCTCttgctctctctgtctctctctctccccccacTCCTGCACATCTCGGTCACACAATTGCAGACTCGCAGCGGCTCTCCCCCCTGAGCATCATCTCCACCATCGGAGATCGTCCTCGTGTCTGTGTTCTGCCGGGTGGACGCACGCCCCACAGTCACCATTTCTGCCCCGGAGAGCTCCAGGCTGGCAGCGCAGCCCCTTCCCAGGCTGAGCATCGGGCGGAAGACCCTGGTGGCAGCTGCAGTGGGGGTCAtgctggtcctggtcctggtggTCCTCATCCCTGTGCTCGTCAGCTCTGTGGGTGCTGGTGGCACAGATGACAGCGCGAGCCACTATGAGATGCTGGGCACCTGCCGGATGGTGTGCGACCCCTTCCCCAGCACGGGCACCGCCGGAACGGGGATCCACACGGACACATCGACCAGTGGCTTCCTGGTGGACAATGAGGAAGACCTGAGCGACCACAGCATCGGCCCTTCGCTGCCTACGTACAGCACAAACGGCCCACAGGGAAAACCAGGACGTCCAGGCAAACCTGGGCTTCCGGGACCTCCTGGAGAACCGGGTCCACCGGGCCCAAGAGGGCCGCCGGGGGACAGCAGAGACATAGTTCGGACGGGGATCCTCGGGGCGGTTAGYACAACCACCTACAACACCACTCCTCGAGTGGCGTTTTACGCAGGACTACGAAACCCCCAAGAAGGCTACGACATTCTGCGATTCGACGATGTGGTGACTAACATCGGGGGGAACTACGAGGGCGCGACGGGCACGTTCACCTGTAAGATTCCAGGGACCTACTTTTTCATCTACAACGTGTTGATGAGAGGAGGCGACGGCACCAGCATGTGGGCTGACCTGATCAAAAACGGTCAGGTGGGTGATGCGTTTGACACACGTTCTGTGAAATGGTRAAGGCGTAGCCTCTTTAAAACCAYAAGGATCCGTTTTTACCacataattaattaatcatcaTCTRTTGgtagtaaataaatacataaatatttcttcttttttttcatgctcaGAAACATGCCTGTCATAAATTCAACRTTAAAATTTTCCCTTtgtgatcaataaagtatttctaaatTGAACTGACTTGAATAACTGAGTGAAAACTGTAACCTTTGCctcacattttaacatttgcttgtccaatttacttaaaataactGTTCTAGACATCTCAATCTCTTTTACRAATACATATTTCCTCATTCAGCTTTCCTCTTCTTCCCTCTATTGAACTGAATTATAGAACAAGAACCAAAAAAATAMATTTAATTCTTCAGCATCTTAATATTTTTGAGTATCTTTAATTATCTAAACTACtacaaactttctttttttgtagtgACATTTATGGACCCCCTAATTTAGATTTTAGCTCCATAACCTCACCTGTAGATCTTTATGttgctgatttaaaaatgtaatgactgTAACTATTGGTTTAACtaatctgcaaaacaaaaaaaaaaaaactgtttggtgCGAAGTGTAGTAAGTTGAGTACTATACTTGGCATATATGCAGCAATATTTATGGTTACAGAGGTGTTTTTTGCAACAGTAAACAcaataatgtcaaaattttaGGTTAAGGTGCAACCAGTGATGCATGATGCTTACTTTGACGAACAGATKaatgattaaaatgtttaatttcccaGTTACACTAGTTATTACTTGTTAATTGATAttccaaagtttttttgtgtgaacagCTCTTTCTGCTTTGTCTCACCTGGAGATCTGTTAGTTTTATACACAGCWTCCTCAATATCTTGTTACTGGAGCATCTTTCCTTTcagtctaaaaacaaaaatactttttttcgtTTTACTGCCTTTACAAACATRAAGCATGTTCCAGAATAATATATTYATAGTAACAGTTAAAATGTCAGTGAAAAACAGTAGCGGTTTTTGATGTGGGTGATGTGGCTCACTGCCCAGGGCGCTATTCCATCAGGGACGAAAGTAGTACTTGCTATACAGAAAATCAGTGGAGTCCcgaatgtgttttctgttgcttattTGCAGGTCTGGTAAAGGAGAGTTGTTCACCATCCTGTATTATGTGTATTGAGTAAGCACTATAAGARAATACAGCCACAAGWGGCTGGTAATAATGCTGAAATTGATATCTCATCCATAGATTCCTCAGCAGCACTAAGGAATCTAGATTATATTTGAAGTTCTCTAGTACAAGATAGCTTGAGTTTTCTGACTTGACCTGAATGTTCTGTGCTGATGAGAGGATATCTAAGACAAAGTCTGagatttaagaaatatttctttttttaattttggttaaaaaaaacaatgcagaatGGACCAAATCCGGCCAAAAGCAGCTGAAATCTGTGAATACTTGAGACCCCCTTTAAAATGcttaactgcctattttaatagaYTWAACACTAAGTATATCCTAATATGGATtaatacagaaaatgaaaaccgTTTTGGCATTATTACAGAAGCCAACATCTGCAGTCTGCCTTATTTCCGCTCTTGGGGTTACAGCCAATCACTGCCAAGGAAAATCAACGGCGCtgctggattggctgctttggaAAGGCCAGCCAGCAGCATGTCAAGTARCGTCGTTCCAAGTTGTTCAAACTtctcaaactgcattttcttacAACTATTTTGGATGGTCTGCAAACAATTTGCAAATAGGCAGATTTTCTGCARGTAACTTGAAGTCACAAATCCACGAATACTGGATCCATTTCACATGATCACATTCATGTAAAATAATGTCTTTTGAATAGCTGCCCCTCTGCAGTGATCAGGATGCAGGGAAGGGTTAAATAATTGAAACCATAAACCAACAGCGTGATGGCCTCGCTTAGGGAAAGATGCAAACAGTTTCCAGGCAGTCTTAATTGGGTATTCATGTGTGCAATGATTTCAGACTTGTCTGGTGTTAAAGTCTGGTGTAATGACAATCCACACTGGCATGCTGCCAGATTGTATTTCTATGGATTTTTGCACATCATGTGCTGATGTCCACGTTGACATGAGTGGAGGGAGTGCTGCGCTATCTCTGCTGAGCACACATCAGAAAACAGCCCGGGGTTGTGGCTAGTTCAAAGCGGTTGCCCTTTAAAATACAACAAGCTTTATGGAGTCTTGGTGTGCCAGCGCGCGTTATCAGACTGGCTGTCGGGCCAAAAACGTTTGATTATCGATTCATGATATTTGCTAAATTCACGGGTGATTTTGTAATGTCCTAAACGGCTGAGGGCGATGACACCAACCAAACAACATGTTCATCTGAGCCTCGGCACTTGTAAACACCTCATCCCGGCTGCAACAGACTGAACAGGGAGTGGACACAATAACATTCCAGATATCCTTAAAGTGTCTTGTTTATGAAAGTAGTCATTTTTGCAGAGCTTCTTAGTCATTCTACAACATAACTTTGCAGTTGGTGCTGCCAAATAGAATGGAGAAGATGGAGCGCACTGAAAAAGCCCCTCTGCTGTCAAACGGGATCACATCAGTTTCAAGgtgttcatgtttttctccttaAGGAGGCGAATATTATAAGAcatgaaacaaaagcagctcctaataaataaatcttttctcCACGCTGACAGACATGTCACAAATACTGCTGTATGGCTGTC
Encoded proteins:
- the LOC103481486 gene encoding C1q-related factor-like, yielding MLVLVLVVLIPVLVSSVGAGGTDDSASHYEMLGTCRMVCDPFPSTGTAGTGIHTDTSTSGFLVDNEEDLSDHSIGPSLPTYSTNGPQGKPGRPGKPGLPGPPGEPGPPGPRGPPGDSRDIVRTGILGAVSTTTYNTTPRVAFYAGLRNPQEGYDILRFDDVVTNIGGNYEGATGTFTCKIPGTYFFIYNVLMRGGDGTSMWADLIKNGQVRASAIAQDQDQSYDYASNSVILHLDAGDEVFIKLDGGKAHGGNSNKYSTFSGFILYAD